A region of the Chrysemys picta bellii isolate R12L10 unplaced genomic scaffold, ASM1138683v2 scaf952, whole genome shotgun sequence genome:
CCCACTGCTGGGGCTGGAGTTTGCTTGTtctggtctctaaggtgccacaagtatccTGTTCtttctggtgactctgacattcagaggctgccaggtgtggtgagggagctgcagaaaccccactgctgcgggaagtggagctggagaccAGAGATGCCAGGTGATCAAGACTACCTGATGCTCTCTTCATGCCCAACGGGCTGGAGTCTCCTGCCAGAAATgctctcaggagtccaggttcgagGATGTCTCTGGAGAGCCCCTTCCTAGGAACGAAACCAGGGTGGTACGATGATGGAGACGTCTCTGTCCCAGAGCTGGAAGCCAGGGACAGGTGAAGCTCCCAGACTGACTATtcatcggggatgccatttctcccccaagagacccacatgcCCCAAGGAGTAagtggctcttacctccatgagggacaGGGGTCTTCTATCTAAGCCTCTTTCagagccagcattgcttgctttgctgggacaagtttctgtgagtgccagggggttccatttccccttccactagctccctgTAGGGGTCCCTCGCTCTCCCGCTCAGAGGGAGGCCAATCCGGCTGGCCCAGTCTCGTCctgaccagagtctgcagggtagccGGGGgtccacaatagggctgggcgatTGTGAccgggttgggactcaccaccatggcgcTTCCCGCTGCtcgctccaggaattagctccatggggagcgccctctgctggcagttCCCGTCCGTCTCTTGTCCTCCATTGGCATCTGGACCCACATTACTCCCCGCTTGACagtgtccttcttcaggccactgcccctccagcagtgtccactagtccatcctcacccccttccgggggttggggggtgttagcaacagtccttgcacctgcctcagtggccaaccacaatccccaaagtctagccccttgtctcaaacACAGGTTGCAATTTGTCTCGGCCACcacatggccaggtgcagtactgctcagctctgctctgtctgAGGTGCTGGTCTcttgctctggagacagaccatCCCCCATGagggtctgggacagactgcctgctgttcttctgggcagcctttatatagagcctagcctagccctgattggctggctctaatctctgccctgattggctctcagtaggcccttccctgattggctgccggCCTGTGCAGCTACTCTGGCCTACTCAAGCACCCTCtcgcatgggggtggggcagccaccccaccacAGGCATCAACTGTCACTaccaggctgcggcctgggctgcagggccggctccaggcaccagcgaggTGGCATATTCTAAGGggcagcacatgctaaggggcagcattccgtccaTTCGCGGCAGAGTccaggcaggttttttttttttttttgcacttcagcagtctgagcattttttttcctgcttcggcagttcgggtggcggcagtccaatcctattttttttttccatttttccccTTCGGCAgtttgggcggcaaaaatggtagagccggccctgctgggctcaagtggtcagccccaCAAATAACCAGACTTCAAGggtgggccctggcctgggtggaaccctggcagccagtgAGCAAACAGTCTTGACAAGGCTGACTCTAGCCTGGGTGGGGCCCCGGTGGTCAGTCAACAAACAGCCCTCCAGGCGAGTGATAAGGGAGTTCCTAtcctgggctagagcctccttgcaccgtgtaAGGGGTCAGccacctggggtggggtggcagggggatatgggcccaccctactccactgtgtcccagcccagggccctggcaggggcaggattggctgcccctgcgtcggcggggatccagccgcaacacgccgactgagctgcaccgggctctgcagccagctgctccggagctgcccctgggctacttcctgcctcccggGGTTTGGCCctgtggcctccaggcctcttctggCTCCTCGGGGTAAACTGCAGCGGGTACTCTGGGCCAGTCCTCATCCACACCTGGGGATTGGGAACAGCCAGGCGCGGGTTCTTCTcggggcctctggagaacaggccaagtgtcctccCCTATTGCAGGCTCCCCCCCAACCGTGCTACAGGGCcagccttttatacttccggtGAGGGGGGGCGATACagggggcgatataggctccaccctccaaggggcgtgtagggggtccctcgctctcccgctcagatggaggccactcagtctcaacagagtctaccagaggccccggtggccagccaacaaacagtccTACAGGCGTGGGGgatggggcgatataggctccgccctccaaggggggCATGTAGGGGGCCCCTCGCTCTCccgctcagagggaggccactcagtctcactacactccccgtttacggggagcaggagttgctggtggcctcggTGGCAGAACTCCTGCAGCACCTCAGGCACTttgcgcaagtgccggatgatgtaaAGTTGTTCCATCACAttggctgtgacgtcctcctgctgcaagagaatgaggacctgtcagagactcagacacccccgtggaatcagggggaattaagggcacctgggaccagcagcatttccacccagcactcgcccacctctgagggatgaagtcccctcctgacccccagaatggagtcttgttgtcctttctagtgacctccagtgccaaaccccctGCTTGTAGGGTGAACGCCTGCCacctccccccagtgcccctgacagctgttccacctcgaatccacagctcaagttctcagacccccctcctccactcccacccaggttgggcaggagggattctggcagcagtgaagtgagGAGGTTGagccctttccccaagtcatcccagccactaatgctgaagccgcaggatggcagccctggtgaatggggcatatcagcagcccctgctgactgaatcctcccattCTCTCTAGAGCAGGTccagccctgccggcagcaggaccagcttcccctgcccatgtgctTCAGAAGTGCCTGGTCAGTCGCTATCACCCGttagtccttggcctcccaggctgccagtgacgggaacaactctgggtggtggctcgagtgacaggagaggctcgcagagggcacgtagaggactctgctgcccttcccaagaacagaagtccgtgctgaggcaatgcttgtcattcattagccttgctaacgagctgggctggagctgctccgggaacaagctggctccctcctgctcatggaggtgaattcatctcccttcccaggagcacctgctctcactctcattccccaccagtcgccttgctgccaggccggcgaatggccagaggatgggaatgaggcctgggcctcGCCCCagtctcctgagtctaatgcagctgctcaccttgtcccccatcagctgctgggcttgccccaggagggagtaagtgaggagcagcccagcctggctgacatgcagcagggggtcgtgcatggccagcactgccgtccgcaggaagaatcttctctgccccgATGAGAAGAATTTGCCAAagacctgaaaccaaccagatgtgaggcttcagcagattgcccaggaccaggctccaaatcctggacTAGAATGGCAACTCGTCgagtggctccaggaggcagccacctgccctgcagagctgtgccatgccctggcagagtgtccttacctccccgaCCCTGGCTGTGTTTTTGTACCCCAGGAGCCTGCTGTTCTGGTGCCAGTCACACACCCACAGGTCTTCGGCTTCATGGATGGTTAGgtctgagaaagagagagagacacacacatttgtcattctggctgcagtgcttgtgtccttccaatcccattggtggctgcacagtgggcagggtCCTcgcggcccaacagaattgcggaggtggtggagaacacagaaagagagagagagagagactcatcctccatcTGGGGTCactctgagagaaattggctggggtcccagtctcactcgtctagcgggtgccattacccctctggtgcagcaggagctggtagagccggtaaactcCCCCCTGgactgccggctgatgtccttgtctgggtcactgatggacagagccagctgtgccacgtggtgacccatcctggggaattcggctgagttctaatggaagggagagggagaggggactccatcagcattttcctgtcagctcccagtcccggcctgggccaggactctccttcccctcagcccctctgcaggagatgctagaggataggagctagagctggatccttagttatctctgcccccaagggagcccggagaacaGGGATGTGGGTAGGGCCCTCCATGAgaatttgcttccccagctgctccaggatgacaggaaggcatgaacctggagcatgctccccttacaagcgagagtcgccacttaaccaggacaagaagaacttgactcaagccaggctcattctctgctttgactctgcctccccaagaggaacactcctaacccacagcccctgcagcagcagctcctacagcccgttggagccagccccgctacgcctggagtcaggaagctgggctcagaggccacttacgttGAAGTCAGAGAGGGAGATGATGGTcatgagcagggccgtgctgctcctgatggccctggctctctctcgtggcacccaggacacggtccagtagttaatgtgctgtggggaaaggaggcagtgcAGGATTGATGGGCGGGTGCATGTGTTGTGCTAAtgagcccctccccatccccagggggctgagacattgaaTGTGGTGGGGGGGGCGGAATATCAGattcattgattgcagagctttagaaggggatTGTTGCCCCCAGGAtgatgcttgtatcctgcaggtcacaacttgtcattatctctctagattgggacaatgttcggtgtcggggctggtcccatcctccctgaactcctgattcctgaacagctccccaggaaggagacagacccctcacccctccctggaTCTCAAGTCCTTGGttgggtgaagggactgagtgtgagcacaatccccccaggaatctcggggcctgtcagagacaagggctgattctctagggccctcctgtttctctaggaacgAGCCTGTGACTCtcctctgaggaccatcttctggatctcccaggaggggttcagactctcactccccaagacAGCCAGGGGCCACATGGTTAGTGCTCGACacaagcaggcagagctctggcttgaactcccagctccttcctctgtccttcaaggaggaaggggctgacactgcattgcactgactgccctgaccaaggacggccactgggggcccagctaggaggacagactggagaatggatctaagagttaaggtaaaattgcccccactcctctcatccggctcacctccaagatgtagtgaaGCTTGCTGGTGTCTGGGGactttgccagcaggttccccagcatggcattcAGGAGGTCTGGCatgaccctaggcagatcctgccaagcaagggagagccatgggtaagacttagggaaactggggctacacctgccacaggatgggaagaggggtctctgggaagcactggtgagatgCCCAAACAcgtatcctggcctctctcattcacatcccactgcaggcaattagcaaggattcgggcagAATGACAGCTGGCCTCAATCCATgatttagctgatctacctggacttgatggtgtccgtctgcgtgcccagggtgaagagggcatgcagggcagctcggaggaggagGGTCTTCAGttccggctccagggcaggtgtcatggtgctggcaagagggaggagccggtattagactgtgcagtgcgggggtgggactaGCACCAACACCGacatgaaactgcagggaaataggcagaggctggtgagaatggaaactgaggcaccgagacagggaatgacaaggccaaggtttcccagacagacagtggcagggcaggaatggtgcctgttccctggaccctgctgcccctcctgtatctgatcctgggagtcagcctctccccaaagccattgtaatgtgactggagtgaaaagaacagagcagccaggagagggagtgacccttcctgccacctctgccagaggagccccccctggcttgggaggtgagctgggagtgggaggggcagtgactcccagccatgggcctgagcagcaccggggttaggggaaccgggcgggagggtctcggtacctgaggttggccacagcaatcaggcagttggccaggacggcgccAGGTGGAGAGTCatgaggaagctcctcaatgagctcctgtgagacccaaaggagacaaagaagCGTGTGAGATTTGGGCCTCACTGACCTCCCCAAgaaggagattacacagccagtaggatccccccagctgcctcccgctcctgcgattcctgcccactagttctcccgtctcttctccccaatcttcatccccagcaatccctgccctcagctgccctccagcaccagccatcccccaaccatcggcccggggagacccctgcccctcccatgtctctgtccaccctccagctgccgggcgccatgtctcactcaccacaatcctctccaccacagccaccttgcagcagtgcgactccagtgtgtcctgccctgtCTGCTGGGCAGCGAGACACGCGGTGTGGATAGCGTGCAGGAACATGAGCTGCTGGGCCTcgtcctgcacccaccaggagtggggtgaggggagagagagtcagttagccagggacctccctgcgccagccacaccagcagcaggacttaggcctgaatgggggatagggGGGACCCGCCTATTGTCCCAATCACCCACCACTCctacacaagcagggtcaggaactgggacagtgccttgTGGGGAGGAGACCCCTGccggtgtgtgacaaacacccccatcttgggggtcccagatcatggaggagaaaggtccccattagggccaagaccctctgcaggggatCAGGATgccgggaaggagcaggacaatctcagttccagcacagctggggaacgtttgtaccttttcttggccatggagctgctctcggatgtttttgaaagcagcctcctctgttaccatgtctacccattcctcctcctcggaaTCCCTGGTGgaccctgcaccagggagagaaggggacagggtgactcctgctgccactcgggggaaggacaggggcagggtgggacaatgtgcccccttcccacctctgggacatagggcagatcgggccccatacgcccccctctcagtgatgtcgtcagcccccaactccttcaggagcccatagcaaaaagacccccccccactgtcctggactccctgggaggtgcctcccccctccccccgccgcctaatggagcaccaaggaccaaagtggcagcatctagtgtcagtggggttcatttggctcaggccagacacctcgGCTGGAAacccacccccatagcactgctcgagggcctgggcccagggtgttcacagccccctcctcacccctccctgagcccagcctggctcctcaccttgaACAAAGCAGAAGCGTCCATCGGCCAAGCTGCTGTCCGAGTTGCAGGTGCTGCTCCTGTCCGATGGGGAGTGGgctgagctgctggggctggcagagggatcctccacctcctgtcctgggtcctcactgaccgggcagggtGATGCCCCCTGTTGGAAAtcggggctgggctcctggggctgctgc
Encoded here:
- the LOC135979519 gene encoding uncharacterized protein LOC135979519; the encoded protein is QQPQEPSPDFQQGASPCPVSEDPGQEVEDPSASPSSSAHSPSDRSSTCNSDSSLADGRFCFVQGSTRDSEEEEWVDMVTEEAAFKNIREQLHGQEKDEAQQLMFLHAIHTACLAAQQTGQDTLESHCCKVAVVERIVELIEELPHDSPPGAVLANCLIAVANLSTMTPALEPELKTLLLRAALHALFTLGTQTDTIKSRICLGSCQTS